One part of the Mycolicibacterium aromaticivorans JS19b1 = JCM 16368 genome encodes these proteins:
- a CDS encoding TetR-like C-terminal domain-containing protein produces MVGAVTGIADYEAQSSPWSAREAELLAATLQLLQQHGYERLTVDAVAATAKASKATVYRRWPSKGELVLAAFIEGIRCAAVRPDTGSLREDLLRLGEAITEHAAEHSATIRAVMVEVSRDPALREAMQHQFLDQRKALIESVLQHAVDRGEIKAEAITEELWDLMPGYLIFRSIVPNRPPDRRTVRAIVDNVMIPSLTRPIS; encoded by the coding sequence ATGGTGGGCGCTGTGACCGGGATTGCCGACTATGAGGCGCAATCGTCGCCGTGGTCGGCGCGTGAGGCGGAACTGCTCGCGGCCACCCTGCAGCTGTTACAACAACACGGGTACGAGCGGTTGACCGTCGACGCAGTCGCCGCGACCGCCAAAGCGAGCAAGGCCACGGTCTATCGGCGCTGGCCCTCGAAGGGCGAACTGGTGCTGGCCGCCTTCATCGAAGGCATCCGGTGCGCGGCGGTCCGCCCCGACACCGGGTCGCTGCGGGAAGACTTGCTGCGTCTCGGCGAAGCCATCACCGAGCACGCTGCCGAGCATTCCGCGACCATCCGTGCGGTGATGGTGGAGGTTTCCCGCGATCCGGCCCTGCGCGAGGCGATGCAGCATCAGTTCCTGGACCAGCGAAAGGCCTTGATCGAGTCTGTGCTTCAGCACGCTGTCGACCGCGGCGAGATCAAGGCGGAGGCGATCACCGAAGAACTCTGGGATCTGATGCCCGGGTACCTGATCTTCCGGTCGATCGTCCCCAACCGACCTCCTGATCGGCGGACGGTGCGGGCGATCGTCGACAACGTCATGATTCCCAGCCTCACTCGTCCTATCAGCTGA
- a CDS encoding DUF1906 domain-containing protein: MTEPNRRDVFRYALTALAGAAVLGAPRAAAAGLQLIDFADRLVSPEQIKAAGYAGALVYVSELRPGATFDFKPVTRDYTDGLISAGLHVVSCYQFGKPGWPTPSDFTRGFDGGVADAATALRIHGAAGGPNSAPIFFSVDEDISSDTWKSTAIQWFRGINSVIGVERTGIYGGARQLEWAIGDGVVGQSTTPGYRWAWQTKAWSGGVREPVAVLFQREVVTASDPGALIDGVHVDVDDVLAPDFGQWDLAR, encoded by the coding sequence GTGACCGAGCCGAATCGCCGCGATGTCTTTCGGTATGCGCTCACGGCGCTGGCCGGTGCCGCGGTGCTGGGAGCGCCCAGGGCAGCCGCGGCCGGGCTGCAGCTCATCGATTTCGCCGACCGCCTGGTGAGCCCGGAGCAGATCAAAGCTGCCGGCTACGCCGGGGCACTGGTGTACGTCTCCGAGTTGAGGCCCGGCGCCACCTTCGATTTCAAGCCGGTCACCCGCGACTACACCGACGGACTCATCTCGGCCGGGCTGCATGTCGTGAGCTGCTACCAGTTCGGCAAGCCCGGTTGGCCCACGCCGTCGGACTTCACCCGCGGGTTCGACGGAGGCGTGGCCGACGCTGCGACCGCACTGCGGATCCACGGTGCGGCCGGCGGACCGAATTCAGCGCCGATCTTCTTCAGCGTCGACGAGGACATCAGCTCCGACACCTGGAAAAGCACTGCGATCCAATGGTTTCGGGGTATCAACTCGGTGATCGGCGTCGAGCGCACCGGAATCTACGGCGGTGCGCGCCAACTCGAATGGGCGATCGGCGACGGCGTCGTCGGCCAGTCTACGACGCCGGGCTATCGCTGGGCCTGGCAGACCAAAGCGTGGTCGGGCGGTGTGCGCGAGCCTGTCGCCGTGCTCTTCCAGCGCGAGGTGGTGACGGCGTCGGATCCGGGTGCGCTCATCGACGGCGTCCATGTCGATGTCGACGATGTCCTGGCGCCCGACTTCGGCCAGTGGGACCTGGCCCGCTGA
- a CDS encoding L,D-transpeptidase family protein, with product MASVVVRIGLAMLMTLLLAPAASAAPDSSQWIVVGVPAANATTGTLTAFQRVGQDWKVVLGPTPAKVGELGVGAPADGVYRTPEGTFGFDQAFGRQPNPGTKMPYFQATDQDWWDEDPKSPGYNTHVRSGGQPSAIAENLYDSGPVYDYAVNITSNPNRIPGKLAGIFLHVSDGDPTWGCVAIGRDEMRSILNWLDPAANPQITIGVGDPSLIAARS from the coding sequence GTGGCGAGCGTCGTGGTGCGGATCGGCCTGGCAATGCTGATGACCTTGCTGTTGGCACCGGCGGCGAGCGCGGCGCCGGACTCGTCACAGTGGATCGTCGTCGGCGTGCCCGCGGCCAACGCCACCACCGGAACGTTGACCGCCTTCCAGCGGGTGGGGCAGGACTGGAAGGTCGTGCTGGGCCCCACCCCGGCCAAGGTCGGCGAACTTGGCGTCGGCGCACCGGCCGACGGTGTCTACCGCACTCCGGAAGGCACCTTCGGCTTCGACCAGGCCTTCGGGCGCCAGCCCAACCCCGGCACCAAGATGCCGTACTTCCAGGCCACCGACCAGGACTGGTGGGACGAGGACCCCAAGTCGCCGGGATACAACACCCACGTCCGCAGCGGCGGACAGCCCTCGGCGATCGCGGAGAACCTCTACGACTCCGGCCCGGTCTACGACTACGCGGTCAACATCACGTCCAACCCCAACCGCATCCCCGGCAAGCTGGCCGGAATCTTCTTACACGTGTCCGACGGTGATCCCACCTGGGGATGCGTCGCCATCGGCCGCGACGAGATGCGGTCAATACTGAACTGGCTTGATCCCGCCGCCAATCCGCAGATCACCATCGGGGTGGGTGACCCGTCGCTGATTGCAGCGCGGTCGTGA
- a CDS encoding nitroreductase: MHDLENAIRDRRSIRLFLRDKPVPRELVTESLELAIRAPSNSNIQPWHVVFASGPARDRLAEALLEQADIAAPNVPELPEAFAHLRRELGALVYGTMGVARNDAEARRVAVLRNWEFFRAPLAGIVCMHRDLGHVDAVGVGMFLQTFLLALTARGLGSCVQVSVAGYPEVLREQLGIAEEMRILCGVSIGYPDPEFACNQLIVPRNPLEANVTFIES, translated from the coding sequence ATGCACGACCTCGAGAACGCGATCCGCGACCGGCGGTCGATCCGCTTGTTTCTCCGCGACAAGCCGGTACCCAGGGAGTTGGTCACCGAATCACTCGAGCTCGCGATCCGCGCGCCGTCCAACTCCAACATCCAGCCGTGGCACGTGGTCTTCGCCTCCGGGCCGGCCCGTGACCGGCTGGCCGAAGCACTACTGGAGCAGGCTGACATCGCGGCTCCGAACGTACCCGAGTTGCCGGAGGCGTTCGCCCACCTGCGCCGCGAGCTGGGCGCACTGGTGTACGGCACGATGGGCGTGGCCCGCAACGACGCCGAAGCCAGACGCGTCGCGGTGCTGCGCAACTGGGAGTTCTTCCGCGCTCCCCTGGCCGGCATCGTGTGCATGCACCGCGATCTGGGGCACGTCGACGCGGTCGGGGTCGGGATGTTCCTGCAGACCTTCCTGCTCGCCCTCACTGCGCGTGGGCTCGGCAGTTGCGTTCAGGTGTCAGTGGCCGGCTATCCCGAGGTGCTGCGCGAGCAGTTGGGCATCGCCGAGGAGATGCGCATCCTGTGCGGTGTTTCGATCGGCTATCCCGATCCGGAATTCGCGTGCAATCAGCTGATCGTGCCGCGTAACCCGCTGGAGGCCAACGTCACCTTCATCGAAAGCTGA